CCATGAGCTTGCCCAAGTCTTCCCCCGTGACCTGCAGGACCGAGTGCCCGGCGTCGTTCCCGGGCAGCACCTGGGCCTGAGTCACCACGCCGTCGGCCAAGACTGTCACGGAGCCGTTGAGGGTGGCGGTGAGCACCACCCGAACAATCGGGAAGGGGGACCCGCCCGCAACAAGGAACAGCGTGGGAAGAACCGAGCTGTTGCTCATGGTGAATCTAAGCGTGAACACGCCCGGGTCGTTGTCCCCCTGCGTTGCCTCGACGCTGACAAGGGCGTCGATCACGGATTCCGGGACGGGGAGGGCTATGGCCGGGCCCACCATGAGGCCAAGCTGGAGGGAGCTAGACATGGGGCGCCCCCGGGATTCCCTCGGCCAGCGCGATCCGCAGCACCGTGCCGGGGACAGCTGTCAGCTCACGGGGGTTCATGGCCCGGTTGGCGTCGGCCACCCGCCAGGACAATTCGGGGTCGTCCAGGGCCGCCGCGGCGACCGTGTCGAGGCGATCCCCGGCTGCCACGGTGCGCGAGGCAATGCCCGCGAGGGCCTCCGGGTGCGGGAGGAAGCGGCGGTCAAGATAGGCAATGGGCGTGCCATCCGGTGCAGTCCACGTCCTGGTGCCGGTGAACACGTAGCGGCTGTTGGCGGCAAAATTGGCGGACATGGCTAGATCCCCCTGATTCCGAGTGCGCCGAGCCCGGTCTGCGGACCACCGGCGGCGAATTGTTCTTTCTGGGCCAGGTAGCCCATGAAGAGGCTGCCCGCGCGATGGGCAAAACCGGTGTCCTCAACCGTGAGCACTCGCAGGCCCAGGCTGACTTTGGCCTGGATGGGGTTGAGGTTCACATCGAAAGCTTCCTCGCTGATGGAGAATTCGGTGATGCGCACGGGCAGGACACGGTTTTTGCTCCACACAAACAGGGGCAGAGGCGCCTCCATGGGCAGTATTTCCAGTCGCCCGGCCTGTTGCAGGGCATTGTTGGCGAGCAGCTGCGCGCTGCTGGGGTAGACGAGCGTCTCCAAGGCGGCCAGTTGTGGGAAAATCCCGGAGACGTTGGCAGGGGCCGTGCCAAGTTCAAGCTGATCGACGGCGTCGATCTCGGCCTCAAACTTGATGGTCTCCGTGGGCGGGCCCTTGATGCGCAGCACCTCCGAACGATCAGGAGTGTCTGTGCCAGCGCCGTGGACAGCCAGTGTTCGGCTGAGGGTGGCCGGGTTGTACTGCAGGGCGATGATGCGCAGCACCGCTGAGGTGTCAGGGTCGATCAGCACTATTCCGCCGCGAATCAGACGTGGCGCATTTGGCGGGGCGCTCATGGCGCGCCTCCCGTCGCTGTGGCGGACTCGTTGATGGTGACGCCGCCGGAATTCTCGGTGCGCACAGTAACGTTGCGGGGCCGGCCGCCGTCGGACCACCAAAAACTGACTCCCTGCGGCGGGTCCCCGCCGAGAAGTTGCGGCAGCCGGGCCCCCGGCGCGTCCTCAAGGTCCTCTTCGGTCAGGACAGGATCGTTGCACCGTGCCGGATCCAGCAGCAGTGCCGCCGAGGCTGCCACGGCGGCCGCCGCTGGCGCTTCCCCGGATTCCGCCCACCTAGCAAACAGCTTGCCCAAGGCCTGGCCGGGGTAGGTGTCAGGCGGATCCTCGTCACGCAGCAGACCTGACAGGGCACCTCTGCCCCGGCCCGCGCCCCAGCTGGCGGCGAACAAACGGCAGCCCGGGGCGGTTTCCTCAGCGTTGAGCGTGACGGAGACGTCTGCGGGCGCAACCAGACCGCGGCCGCCCAGCTCCTGGGAGCGCTGAGCCACGACCTCCCTGATGCGCTGCGTCACGTCCTGTTCCATCGTGTTCCTTCCATTTACCGATCTATCCTGGGTGTCCTGGCCCGCGTGCTACCCCTCACCTCGAGGGGGCCAGCGGGGCCACAGTTGATGCAAAGTAGGCGGCCGTGTCCGGGTCCTTTTGGGTCAGCACCCGGCGTTTCTCAGGCCCGCCAAAGTAGAACGAATACACCTCGGCAAACCAATCGGGAGGGCCGTTGAACTGGTAGGGCGTGACCATCCTGCTGCGCGCCTCAAAGTTGTAGCGATTCCAAGACGGCGGGTCGGAGAGTTCATAGACGTGTGCGTCGGGCGCGCCCAGCCGGTCGCCGCCGTCGGGCTTGAACCACGGATGGTCCAGGGCCGTGCCAATTGCCGACAACGCGGGGTCGGCGGCGATGGCGGCCTTCACGGGTGCGGCCAGGCCGGCATACCAGGGCCGGGCACTAATCCGCGCGAGCAGGCCTGTAACAGACTGGTTTGTCATGGCGGTGGTCATCTCCACCTCCACGTCGTCGCGCTGGAGCGTGGGCAGGGCAAAGATTCCGGTGTGGGAGTCGTCAACCATGTCGTGGGCGACGAATTCCGGGTTGAGGGCATATTGCACCCAGCCACCCCTCGAGGCGCTCGCTGGTTCGGTGCCTTGTGTCCAGCCCATCTGCTTGTCCACCGCGTGGCCGGTCTCATGCAGGGCTGTTTGGCTCAGCTCCGTTTCGGCCACGTTCATGTCCAGTTCCCGCCGACGGCCCGAATACACGCCCGTGGTGGTTTCCCCTTGCGCATCGGCGCCTTCGGTAAAGGCGCCTAGGCGCCGGAACGCGGCGTTCCGGGCAACATGCCCGTCGGGCAGACCATCCAAGGCCAGGTAAGTTTGTCGCAGGGCAGGGACCTTCCAATCGGCGGCGGTCAGGCTGGCAATGGCCCCTCGGCCCACGGGGACGTCAAAGCGCGTGCCGGCGGCCAAGATTAAGGTGGGCAGGGCGCCGTCGTCCGATTCGGTGACGATCACGCGCAGGATGCGCTGCTGGCCCGCCGTGAGCCGGCCGGGAGTCAGGGAATTAACCCAGGGGCGGATATAGCGGGCCTGGTGCCCCGCGTTGGAGTTGTTGATGAGCCGGCCCAACGTGCCGTTGCGCTCCAGCCCGGCCAGGAACACTTCCTGCTGGGCGGGCGGCAAATTCGCCATGGTGTTGAAGACGTTGCTGACATCGGTGTCGGTCACCGCCCAATCGAACAGCCCGTAGCTCAGCGATTCCTCTGCCGACGGCAGCGCCCGGGCCACACCAATGGCCGCAAGGACGCGCTGGTAGGCCGGACCGGTTTTAGCGGAATCGGG
The Arthrobacter alpinus genome window above contains:
- a CDS encoding DUF4157 domain-containing protein codes for the protein MTSGGGGSTLAREHAADAVATRMSGLAPRPERHERAVPLTGPLEAVLARGARRSMDSTGQPLAAEARRALEHVTGADLSAVRVHASDAAGRFAESVGANAATVGQNILGSAARLNPATADGLRVLSHEAAHAVQQRQSATPSIVFDVIDDVRDKLSYGLRDWAVTDADATTSLAALAALPAPALAAGLGRLEQKYLDRLIENLPDSAKTGPAYQRVLAAIGVARALPSAEESLSYGLFDWAVTDTDVSNVFNTMANLPPAQQEVFLAGLERNGTLGRLINNSNAGHQARYIRPWVNSLTPGRLTAGQQRILRVIVTESDDGALPTLILAAGTRFDVPVGRGAIASLTAADWKVPALRQTYLALDGLPDGHVARNAAFRRLGAFTEGADAQGETTTGVYSGRRRELDMNVAETELSQTALHETGHAVDKQMGWTQGTEPASASRGGWVQYALNPEFVAHDMVDDSHTGIFALPTLQRDDVEVEMTTAMTNQSVTGLLARISARPWYAGLAAPVKAAIAADPALSAIGTALDHPWFKPDGGDRLGAPDAHVYELSDPPSWNRYNFEARSRMVTPYQFNGPPDWFAEVYSFYFGGPEKRRVLTQKDPDTAAYFASTVAPLAPSR